CAGGAGATATGCTGGAACCTGAAAATATTGATTGTATTTATGGAATTCTTGAAGATGAGGGGATAAGCTTGATTAATAAAAAGATGGTAGTAGAAGACTGTGATGGTGATTTTGATATTCATGATGAATTAGGCGAGACAAATAGAGTTGATAGCCAGGGTATGATTTTAAATCATAATGTTTCAGGTGACGATGAAATTGACGATGATGATAAATTGGATGAATTTGAGGATGAGGCTGAGGCTTTAGAAAAGGAAGATTTTAATTCCGGGTATGTTAAGAGTGGGTTACTAAAAGATAATAATTCTGAAGATCCAATAAGACTTTATTTAAAAGAAATAGGAAAGGAATTTTTGCTGACTGGAAATCAGGAGGTTGAACTTGCAAAACAAATGGATTCTGGTGAGAGTATCATTGAGAACATTCTTAAGAATGAAGGGCTTGTTATAGAGAATTATTATAATTTGGTTAATGCTATTTATTCGAGAGTAGAAAGGGAAGAGTTTTTTAAGAAGGAGAAAGATAGGGAAAAGGATAATAATGCGGATTACTATAACAAAAAAAAAAGAATCACTTCTTTTTACAAGGTTTCACTAAAGCCATTTCAGGAACGTTTGATAGGTTATATTGAAAATAAGCATAGATTATATGAGCTTGGGGAAGATATTTTTGAAGAAAGTATCACTAATGAGAGGCTTGCTATAAAAGAAATGCTTAAGTCTGTTCCTTTGTATCAGGAAGAGTTACGAATTTTCTCAGATGATTATATTGACTCTGCTAGCAAGATAAAAGATTTAAAGAGGCAACAAAAATCCATATTGGATAGATTGAAGATAGATAAAATAAGGAATCTTAGAATTCTTGGGAGAGATTTAGCTATTCCTGAAAAACGGGAGAAAATAGAAAAATCTTTAAATATGCGTGAAGACTTAGTTAAGGAACAGATTACAGAGGCACAGCTTGCTCAAAAGGAACTTGAGAGAATTGAGATGTATTATGAATATCCAATGGATAAGATAATAAGCATGTCTGAGGAAATTCTTAAGGGTAAGCAGATGATGCAACATGCAAAAGATCAGCTTATTAAGGCTAATTTAAGGCTTGTGGTAAGCATTGCTAAGAAGTATGCTAACAGGGGTTTGCATTTCTTTGATCTTGTGCAAGAGGGCAATATTGGTTTAATTAAGGCAGTCGAAAAATTTGAGTACAAGAGAGGATTTAAGTTTTCTACTTATGCTACATGGTGGATTCGTCAGGCAATAACAAGATCAATCTCAGACCAGGCACGTACAATCCGTGTCCCTGTTCATATGATTGAGCAAATAAATAGGTTAAATAGAGAAACAAGGTATTTAGTTCAAGTGTTGGGTAAAGATCCAACAGATGAGGAGCTCTCAACTAGACTTGGGTGGGATCTTAAAAAGGTAAAGACTGTAAAAAATGTTTCAAGAGAGCCTGTGTCACTTGAAACTCCAATTGGGGAAGAAGAGGATTCTGTGCTTAGTGATTTCATTGAGGATAAGGCAATCAAAAATCCAGCAAATCACACATCTTTTGTTGTTTTGCAGGATCAAATAAGATCAATTCTTGGTACTCTTCCAGAGAGAGAGCAAGAAGTTGTCAAGATGAGGTTTGGTCTTGAGGATGGATATTCTTTAACACTTGAAGAAGTTGGACTTCATTTTAATGTTACAAGAGAAAGAATTAGGCAGATTGAATCTAAGGCTTTAAGGCGACTTAAGAACCCTAAGAAGACTCAAAAGCTTAAAGATTATTTGGAAGATTTAAATTAAGGAGGATTCATGAAAAGTAATATTGAGATATTGAAAAACCTTGAAGGCATATATAAAGTTAAGTTCAAGCTTGAGGAAAGACAAAAGGTTATACCCAAATATTTGCAAGTCAAGAAAACTCAAATTGATGAACTTATTGAGGCTTTTGCTGAATTACAGCTCAAATTTAAAGACTATCAAAAAGATGACGCGTCTTTAAAATTAGATATTCAAGACATTAATGCGAGAAAGAGTAAAGCAGAAGAAAAAATTGATAGCATTAAAACTCAAAGGGAATATGAGGCCCTTGAGAAAGAATTACAGACTATCATTGATGATGAGGTGATTATTAGAAAGAAAATGACGCATGTTACTGGACTTAAGACAAAGGTAGATAAAGAAATAACAGAGGTTAGAAATAAGCTTGAGGGTGAACAAGATATTTATGCTACCGAGAGTACTGATCTTGAAGTTGAGCTTTTAGAGATTGAACAAAAGCTTTCTGATATAAAGAGCGAGGAACAAAAATATGCTTCTCGAATGGACGAAGATTTTTTGTTTAAATTTCAAAGAATTATTAGAAATAAATCAAATGGGGTAGTTCCTTTGGTTGAAAATGTTTGTAAGGGTTGTCATATGATACTTCCTGTTGAATTCGCAAACAAGGTAAGGCGTGAGCCAGATGATATTAAGTTCTGCCCTTATTGTAGTAGAATACTTTATTATCAGGAGAGATTTGAAGTTGGTTTGGGAATGATTCCTGGAAGTTTGGCAGATCTTATTGAATAATATTTTATTTTGTATTTTTTTGAGTTGATACCCAGTCATCGCTTAAACTACTTGAGTATTTTAAGAGGAAAGTCCGAGCTCCAATAAGAGCATGATGCTAGGTAATGCCTAGGAGTTTTAAACTTAAGAGAGTGTCACAGAAAATTACCGCCTTTTAGGGTAAGGGTGAAAAGGTGAGGTAAGAGCTCACCGCTTATTTAGTGATAAGTAAGGCCAAGACAAACCTCATTGGGAGCAAAATCAAGTATGCAAGTTTCCTTAGCTCTTGAGGATACGCTTGTGGGTGGATTGCATGATTTTTTCAGTGATGAAAAAGCAAGATAGATGATGACGTAATACAGAACTCGGCTTATGGGTGTTAACTTAAATTTTATAGAGAGTCTTTATGGGAATAAAGTATGTCAGATATGTTTTTTATTTGTTTATGGTTTTGGTACTTTGTTTCTTTATTTTTTATGTTCTATCTTATTTTAAAGCCTTTTCTAATTCTTATTTAAGAGCAGGACCTACTGAGGTAAATTTGCTTGTTCTTTGGGAGAATAAAGAATATAAGGAAATAATAGATTATGCTGAAAATGATCTTAAGGGGAACAAATTTGATTTTAATCTAAATTTACTTCTTGGGTATTCATATTTTTATTATTCCTTAATGTTAAATGATACTTACTTAAAAAGTCAATTTTTAGATAGTGCGATAGAAAGGTTAAGATTTTTAATGTCCATAAATGATGATATTCCTATGGGTTCGCTTTATTATATATTAGGGAAGGCTTATTCTCATAAGGGTGAATACTATAGTGAACTTTCTGTCAAATATTTAAATAAAGCCTTATCCTCAAGTAGTTTTGACTTTATGAGCATGAAAGAGGATATTTTTGAATATTTAGGATATTCTTATCAACTTTTAAGAGACTATAGGGCTAGTTTAAAGTTTTTTGAAAAAGCTTACAGGGAAAATAGGTCTGATCTTGTTCTTTGGAGTTTGGCATATGTTAATTATAAGATGGGAAATATTGATAAGAGTATTGAGTATATAAATCACTTTATGAAAGAAGAGAATAAATCATTTAGGAATGAAAAAAGTGATGATAATTTAATGCAAAAGGTATATTTACTGTATGGAGATATCTTTTTAGAGAAGGGTGCTTATGAAGATGCTTTTAGCTATTACAATAAAGCCTTAAAAATTAATAGTTCAAATCCTAATGTTTATGTTAAAATAGGAGATATATATAGAAAAAGAGACAAAGATTACCCTAAAGCTCGAAAATATTGGAGGGAGGCATTAAGCATTAATCCTTATTTAGAAGAAGCAAGGGAGAGACTTAAGATTGGCTTGGAAGATTTTTAAGGGAGGCTTGATTTGAATTTATTTAAATCGTTTTTGATAGATATTGGCATTGATCTTGGCACATGCAATACTCTAGTTTATATTAAAGATTATGGTGTGGTGATGAGCGAGCCTTCAGTTGTTGCTGTTGATGTTACTAAGAATAATAGAGTAGTTGCTGTTGGGCGTAATGCAAAGAAGATGCTTTGGAAAACTCCAGAGAACATTAAGGCTGTAAGACCACTCCGTGACGGTGTTATTGCTGACATTGAGAATACAGAGAAAATGATTAAATATTTCATAAGTCAGATTTTTTCTAGAAAAAAATTATTCTTTAAACCAAGAATGGTAATAGGAGTCCCGACTTGCATTACGGAAGTTGAGAGGAGAGCTGTTAAAGAGAGTGCTATGAATGCTGGTGCGCGTGAGGTTAAGGTTATTGAGGAATCTCTTGCAGCTGCTATTGGATCTGACATTCCCATTTTTGAGCCAACAGGCCATATGGTATGTGATATTGGAGGGGGCACTACTGAGATATCTGTTATTTCTCTTGGTGGCATGGTGGTAAGTAGAGCTATTCGGACGGGTGGGGATGAGTTTGATGAGAGTATCATAAAGTATATGCGGAATGCTCATAACATCATTATTGGACAGCAAACGGCAGAAAAATTAAAAATCAAGATAGGCAATGTTTATCCAGATATTCATAATTTGAAGGTAGAGACAATAGATATTAAGGGGACAGATGCTGTTACGGGTCTTCCTAGAAAGCAAATTATTGATTCTATGGAAGTAAGGGAGTCTTTGCAAGAACCTATTAGTACTGTTGTTGATGAAGTTAAGAGAACTCTTGGGGCAACTCCTCCAGAGCTTGCGACAGATATTGTTGAGCGAGGGATCATATTAACAGGAGGTGGAGCACTTCTTAAGGGGCTTAATAGATTGTTATCAAAAGAGACAGGAGTGCCGGTTTATGTTGCAGATAATCCTCTTTTATCTGTGGCTGTTGGAGCGGGTTTGTTTTATGATTATGCCAATAGGATAGATATTAGTAAGAGTATATATAGCTTTATTAATGAATAGATATGAAGTTTCTTGTTGATTTCAAGAATTTTATTAAAGTATTAGCTGTATTAATATTTGCCAGTATCCTTATGATTTATGATTCAAGCGATGCTAAGAAAGGCAAGAAAGATGATTTTTTTGTTTTTAGTTTGAATTCATATGTTCAAGATAGCATGCATGGATTTCTTAATTTTGTTTCTAGTATTTTTAAAGCAATAAATGAATATAAGGATCATGGTGAAATAATAGAAGCATATAAGAAGAGAATACAGCAACTTGAGATAGTTACTCAAAATGTGCAAGTGCTAAGACAGGAAAATTCTAGACTTAAGGAACAGCTTGGGTTTTATTTATCAGACTATAATGGCTTTATTGCAGCTGAAATAATTTATTTAAATTATTCAAACATTTCATCTTTAATGGCAATTAATAAGGGCTATAATGATGGTGTTCAAAAAGATATGATCGCTGTTGCTTATCAGGATGGATTTAGTGGCCTTGTTGGAAAAATTGTTAGAGTTTATGCAGATACTTCGAGAATTTTACCTTTAACTAGTTATGAGAATTTTGTTTCTGCAAGAATTCAAAATAGCAAATTCATTGGTCTTGTTGAGGGTAAGGGATATGGGAAGGCTCTTGAGATGAATTATGTTAATAGGTTGGCTGAAAATGATTTAAGGGTGGGTGAACCTGTTGTTACTTCTGGGTTTAGCGATTATCCAAGTGGAATTTATATAGGTACAATTACTCATTTCAATGTTCTTGAATATAATTCACTTTTAAATATTAAAATAGAACCTGTAATAGTGCTGGATAAGTTAGAATATGTTTTTTTGATTAAAGATAACAAGAGGATAAAAGAGTGATATCTTTTGTATTATACTATATTAGTAGTGTAATTTTGGGACAAATTTTTCAGTATTATTTCGCTGTTAATTTTTCTTTTTCGGTAGACATATTTTTAATTCTTTTAATTTTTAATTCTCTAAACTGCGTTTTCAATGTAGGTTTGATCTCAAGCATTTTACATGGGTTTATTATGGACTATTTTACTGGATTGCCACTTGGATTTTTTGTTTTTAGTTATGTTTTGATATTTTATGTATTTGGAAAAATTAAGTTTATCTTGCCTAAGAGGATGCTTAGTATGACAATGTTTTTTATTTTATCAAAATTTATAATTTGGTTTGTAGCGATGTCTTTTGCGGATTTTGTTGATCTTAAAGGATTTAATTATACGATATTTAATCTTAATCTTATTGTAAATATAATATTTATAAATTTTTTATATCCAATTTTAAGTTATTTTACGAGAAATCTTTATGCTTTTAGAGAGGAATATTAGAATGAAAGTTATTTTTAAGGAACGCTATAGATTTGGGTTACTTCTTTTAAGCTTTGTGTTTTTTATTTATCTTTTTACCTTATTTAAGATGCAGATTGGGAAGCACTTATTTTACGATAGAGAAGCAACAGTTCTTTTATCTAGAGTGGAGAAAATGAATGCTTCAAGAGGTGAAATTTTGGACTCAAACTTTAATGTTATTGCAAATAATCTTACAGCATTTGTTTTAAAAATTAGTTTAGAACAATATTATGGAATGTCTCTTGAGGATAGAGATGAAATGTTAGATTTTCTGTCCATTACTCTAGGTATTGGAAGGGCGTTTATTCTCTCTAAAATTGAGGCTCCTAGAGGGTATTTAAGAGATGTTGAAATAGTTGAACTTAGTCCAGAAATGTTATTTAGAATATCTGAGAGAAGAAATTATTATCCTGCACTTTTATGGACATATTCTTTTAAAAGAAATTATTCAGTGGATGATTCTTATTCTCATCCTATTGGGTATGTTGGCAAGATTAATCAACGAGAACTTCGTTCTTTTTATAATGTTAAAGGATATGATAATAATTCTACAATAGGCAAACTGGGCGTTGAACAAATTTATGATA
The sequence above is drawn from the Candidatus Borreliella tachyglossi genome and encodes:
- the rpoD gene encoding RNA polymerase sigma factor RpoD gives rise to the protein MNSVENKDLQYFRKKNSKLIRAILSYVDGRKVITFGDLSTLLSGDMLEPENIDCIYGILEDEGISLINKKMVVEDCDGDFDIHDELGETNRVDSQGMILNHNVSGDDEIDDDDKLDEFEDEAEALEKEDFNSGYVKSGLLKDNNSEDPIRLYLKEIGKEFLLTGNQEVELAKQMDSGESIIENILKNEGLVIENYYNLVNAIYSRVEREEFFKKEKDREKDNNADYYNKKKRITSFYKVSLKPFQERLIGYIENKHRLYELGEDIFEESITNERLAIKEMLKSVPLYQEELRIFSDDYIDSASKIKDLKRQQKSILDRLKIDKIRNLRILGRDLAIPEKREKIEKSLNMREDLVKEQITEAQLAQKELERIEMYYEYPMDKIISMSEEILKGKQMMQHAKDQLIKANLRLVVSIAKKYANRGLHFFDLVQEGNIGLIKAVEKFEYKRGFKFSTYATWWIRQAITRSISDQARTIRVPVHMIEQINRLNRETRYLVQVLGKDPTDEELSTRLGWDLKKVKTVKNVSREPVSLETPIGEEEDSVLSDFIEDKAIKNPANHTSFVVLQDQIRSILGTLPEREQEVVKMRFGLEDGYSLTLEEVGLHFNVTRERIRQIESKALRRLKNPKKTQKLKDYLEDLN
- a CDS encoding zinc ribbon domain-containing protein, with product MKSNIEILKNLEGIYKVKFKLEERQKVIPKYLQVKKTQIDELIEAFAELQLKFKDYQKDDASLKLDIQDINARKSKAEEKIDSIKTQREYEALEKELQTIIDDEVIIRKKMTHVTGLKTKVDKEITEVRNKLEGEQDIYATESTDLEVELLEIEQKLSDIKSEEQKYASRMDEDFLFKFQRIIRNKSNGVVPLVENVCKGCHMILPVEFANKVRREPDDIKFCPYCSRILYYQERFEVGLGMIPGSLADLIE
- a CDS encoding tetratricopeptide repeat protein produces the protein MGIKYVRYVFYLFMVLVLCFFIFYVLSYFKAFSNSYLRAGPTEVNLLVLWENKEYKEIIDYAENDLKGNKFDFNLNLLLGYSYFYYSLMLNDTYLKSQFLDSAIERLRFLMSINDDIPMGSLYYILGKAYSHKGEYYSELSVKYLNKALSSSSFDFMSMKEDIFEYLGYSYQLLRDYRASLKFFEKAYRENRSDLVLWSLAYVNYKMGNIDKSIEYINHFMKEENKSFRNEKSDDNLMQKVYLLYGDIFLEKGAYEDAFSYYNKALKINSSNPNVYVKIGDIYRKRDKDYPKARKYWREALSINPYLEEARERLKIGLEDF
- a CDS encoding rod shape-determining protein, whose product is MNLFKSFLIDIGIDLGTCNTLVYIKDYGVVMSEPSVVAVDVTKNNRVVAVGRNAKKMLWKTPENIKAVRPLRDGVIADIENTEKMIKYFISQIFSRKKLFFKPRMVIGVPTCITEVERRAVKESAMNAGAREVKVIEESLAAAIGSDIPIFEPTGHMVCDIGGGTTEISVISLGGMVVSRAIRTGGDEFDESIIKYMRNAHNIIIGQQTAEKLKIKIGNVYPDIHNLKVETIDIKGTDAVTGLPRKQIIDSMEVRESLQEPISTVVDEVKRTLGATPPELATDIVERGIILTGGGALLKGLNRLLSKETGVPVYVADNPLLSVAVGAGLFYDYANRIDISKSIYSFINE
- the mreC gene encoding rod shape-determining protein MreC, which translates into the protein MKFLVDFKNFIKVLAVLIFASILMIYDSSDAKKGKKDDFFVFSLNSYVQDSMHGFLNFVSSIFKAINEYKDHGEIIEAYKKRIQQLEIVTQNVQVLRQENSRLKEQLGFYLSDYNGFIAAEIIYLNYSNISSLMAINKGYNDGVQKDMIAVAYQDGFSGLVGKIVRVYADTSRILPLTSYENFVSARIQNSKFIGLVEGKGYGKALEMNYVNRLAENDLRVGEPVVTSGFSDYPSGIYIGTITHFNVLEYNSLLNIKIEPVIVLDKLEYVFLIKDNKRIKE
- a CDS encoding rod shape-determining protein MreD; the protein is MISFVLYYISSVILGQIFQYYFAVNFSFSVDIFLILLIFNSLNCVFNVGLISSILHGFIMDYFTGLPLGFFVFSYVLIFYVFGKIKFILPKRMLSMTMFFILSKFIIWFVAMSFADFVDLKGFNYTIFNLNLIVNIIFINFLYPILSYFTRNLYAFREEY